The Lemur catta isolate mLemCat1 chromosome 8, mLemCat1.pri, whole genome shotgun sequence genome has a segment encoding these proteins:
- the LOC123643467 gene encoding olfactory receptor 6B2, with translation MRGENVTKVSTFVLVGFSTAPQLQYVLFLLFLLTYLFVLVENLAIILTVWGSASLHRPMYYFLGALSSLEIWYVCDIMPKMLDGFLLQRKRISFVGCMTQLYFFSSLVCTECVLLASMAYDRYVAICHPLRYHVIMTTGLCVQLVVFSFVSGFTISVIKVYFISSATFCGSNVLNHFFCDISPILKLACTDFSTAELVDFVLAFIILVFPLLATVLSYGHITLAVLRIPSATGRWRAFSTCASHLTVVTIFYTAMIFMYVRPQAIDTRSSNKLISAVYTVLTPILNPLIYCLRNKEFKDALKKALGWGRASK, from the coding sequence ATGAGGGGGGAGAATGTCACCAAGGTCAGCACGTTCGTGCTGGTGGGCTTCTCCACGGCGCCCCAGCTGCAGTAtgtgctcttcctcctcttcctgctcacCTACCTCTTTGTCCTGGTGGAGAACCTGGCCATCATCCTCACCGTCTGGGGCAGCGCCTCCCTCCACAGGCCCATGTACTACTTTCTGGGCGCCCTGTCCTCCTTGGAGATCTGGTACGTGTGTGACATCATGCCCAAGATGCTGGACGGCTTCCTCCTGCAGCGGAAGCGCATCTCTTTCGTCGGGTGCATGACGCAGCTCTACTTCTTCAGCTCCCTGGTGTGCACGGAGTGTGTGCTCCTGGCCTCCATGGCCTACGACCGCTACGTGGCCATCTGCCACCCCCTGCGCTACCACGTCATCATGACCACGGGGCTGTGCGTGCAGCTGGTGGTCTTCTCCTTTGTGAGCGGCTTCACCATCTCTGTGATCAAGGTCTACTTTATCTCCAGCGCCACATTCTGTGGCTCCAATGTCCTGAACCACTTCTTCTGTGACATTTCCCCCATCCTCAAGCTGGCCTGCACGGACTTCTCCACGGCAGAGCTGGTGGATTTCGTCCTGGCCTTCATCATCCTGGTGTTCCCTCTCCTGGCCACCGTGCTGTCCTACGGGCACATCACCCTGGCTGTGCTGCGCATCCCCTCGGCCACCGGCCGCTGGAGAGCCTTCTCCACCTGCGCCTCTCACCTCACCGTGGTCACCATCTTCTACACGGCCATGATCTTCATGTACGTCCGGCCCCAGGCCATCGATACAAGGAGTTCCAACAAGCTCATCTCTGCTGTGTACACTGTCCTCACCCCCATCCTGAACCCCCTGATCTACTGTCTGAGGAACAAGGAATTTAAGGATGCCTTGAAAAAGGCCTTGGGCTGGGGTCGAGCTTCAAAGTAG